One part of the Saprospiraceae bacterium genome encodes these proteins:
- a CDS encoding nuclear transport factor 2 family protein produces MKTQFASICGMIAFLVVSCTAPVEAPKPMDLEKLKGDIQKMEDAFAAAEKAKDADAVVAYYSEDAISYSRNSEPASGRAAIKEKILKGFAKDTTGEYNVYKVVDLFAEGDMAVEIGSWTVIDTAGAEIKKGHYMSYFQKRDGKYVCVRDMNVSSKEEKETK; encoded by the coding sequence ATGAAAACTCAATTTGCATCCATTTGTGGGATGATCGCTTTCCTGGTAGTATCTTGTACGGCTCCTGTTGAAGCTCCAAAACCAATGGATTTGGAAAAATTAAAAGGAGACATCCAGAAAATGGAAGATGCTTTTGCTGCTGCAGAAAAGGCAAAAGATGCGGATGCTGTCGTAGCATATTATAGTGAGGATGCTATAAGCTATAGTCGGAATTCAGAACCAGCATCAGGTAGAGCAGCCATTAAGGAAAAAATTTTAAAAGGCTTTGCAAAGGATACTACAGGAGAGTATAATGTGTATAAAGTTGTAGATCTGTTTGCTGAAGGGGATATGGCGGTAGAAATTGGTTCCTGGACAGTAATAGATACAGCTGGTGCAGAAATAAAGAAAGGACATTATATGTCTTATTTTCAAAAACGGGATGGTAAGTATGTTTGTGTACGGGATATGAATGTTAGTTCGAAAGAAGAAAAAGAAACCAAATAA
- a CDS encoding pyridoxamine 5'-phosphate oxidase family protein, whose translation MDIQKNWTEIRKHFNKCFRTNFHVSLASVDKEGYPTVTPIGSLFLNSNQNGFYFEKFPTKLPENSIDHKNICVLAVNSNTFFWLTSLFKGKFNSYPAIKLYGQLGDKRKATDNELKRLNARMRTTKLLKGNKYLWGNMEFVREITFTKAEKINLGKMTENL comes from the coding sequence ATGGACATTCAGAAAAATTGGACAGAAATAAGAAAGCATTTCAACAAATGTTTCAGGACTAATTTTCACGTTTCCCTTGCTTCCGTTGACAAAGAAGGCTACCCAACAGTAACCCCAATTGGCTCTTTATTCCTAAACAGCAATCAAAATGGGTTTTACTTTGAAAAGTTTCCGACAAAACTTCCGGAAAATAGTATAGACCACAAAAATATTTGTGTTTTAGCAGTAAACAGCAATACCTTTTTTTGGTTAACTTCATTATTTAAAGGAAAATTTAATAGCTATCCTGCAATTAAACTTTACGGACAACTTGGCGATAAAAGAAAAGCGACCGACAATGAATTAAAAAGACTCAACGCAAGAATGAGGACAACCAAATTGCTAAAAGGGAATAAATATCTATGGGGCAATATGGAATTTGTAAGAGAAATAACTTTTACAAAAGCAGAGAAAATTAACTTGGGCAAAATGACCGAAAACTTATGA
- a CDS encoding T9SS type A sorting domain-containing protein, with protein sequence MKNVYLILCFVFSMTIGLFSQNVLSEDFIFDPVDSLENSGSWYRSGINSKYNIKIVSPGLEYANYVGSARGNCSLISNSGEGDIVYRNFSSPIATGEVYMSFLFRVDSLPTTVTQGYGIAFNPNTGGTNLNTALHIKRLSDKTFDFGVRKLSYIDFSNSTYDIHKTYLVVLKYSIVAGVNNDSSSLYVFANGVPGVEPNKPLAVTIEGNDYTGQGSVYLNNNYAQSGLTGCDIKIDGIRVGNSWATSVLAVLTSVSSGESASKLRIENYPNPFQYNTKIKYQIPTKGFVQLHIYNSAGIHCAELINEVKEGGDHQIVWNASDFPAGIYSCKLQFNGQEIHNKLLLIK encoded by the coding sequence ATGAAAAATGTTTACTTGATTTTATGCTTTGTTTTTTCAATGACAATTGGATTATTCTCCCAAAATGTGCTTTCAGAAGATTTTATTTTTGATCCTGTAGACAGTCTTGAAAATTCGGGCAGTTGGTATCGCAGTGGTATAAATTCAAAATATAATATAAAGATTGTTTCACCTGGACTTGAATATGCTAATTATGTGGGATCTGCTAGAGGAAATTGTAGTTTGATCAGCAATTCTGGAGAAGGTGACATAGTATATAGAAATTTCAGTTCACCAATTGCTACAGGTGAAGTTTATATGTCTTTTTTGTTTAGAGTGGATAGTTTGCCTACAACCGTTACACAAGGTTATGGTATAGCATTTAATCCAAATACCGGCGGGACTAATTTAAATACGGCATTACATATTAAAAGGCTTTCCGATAAAACGTTTGATTTCGGGGTTCGAAAATTGAGTTATATAGATTTTAGCAATTCGACCTATGATATTCATAAAACCTATCTTGTTGTATTAAAGTATTCGATTGTAGCTGGTGTAAACAATGACTCTTCCAGCTTATATGTATTTGCAAATGGAGTACCGGGAGTTGAACCAAATAAGCCATTGGCTGTAACCATTGAAGGAAATGATTACACCGGCCAGGGCTCAGTCTATTTGAATAATAATTATGCACAATCTGGATTGACAGGATGCGACATAAAAATCGATGGCATACGCGTTGGGAATTCTTGGGCTACCAGTGTGTTGGCAGTTTTGACTTCCGTTTCATCCGGAGAATCAGCTTCAAAACTTCGGATTGAAAATTACCCGAATCCGTTTCAATACAATACTAAAATAAAATACCAGATCCCAACTAAAGGATTCGTTCAGCTTCATATTTATAATTCAGCTGGAATACATTGTGCCGAACTTATAAATGAAGTCAAAGAAGGTGGAGACCATCAAATTGTCTGGAATGCATCTGACTTTCCAGCTGGAATTTATTCTTGCAAGCTTCAATTCAATGGCCAAGAAATCCATAATAAACTTTTGTTGATTAAGTAA
- a CDS encoding helix-turn-helix domain-containing protein, which yields MKINPIHSRKDYQSAMKRIDEIFDSKKGSPTGNELEILSILVDHYERENFPIESPEPIEAIKFRMEQMGMNQNELAKIIGQKSRASEILNKKRKLSLEMIRKLTKTLNIPSEVLIKPY from the coding sequence ATGAAAATAAATCCAATCCATTCAAGGAAAGATTATCAAAGTGCGATGAAAAGAATTGATGAAATATTTGATTCGAAAAAAGGTTCACCTACTGGTAATGAGTTAGAAATATTAAGTATTTTAGTAGACCACTATGAAAGAGAAAACTTTCCTATTGAATCTCCTGAACCTATTGAAGCCATAAAGTTCAGGATGGAACAAATGGGTATGAATCAAAATGAACTTGCAAAAATTATTGGGCAAAAAAGCAGGGCAAGTGAAATCTTGAATAAAAAACGAAAATTAAGTTTGGAAATGATTAGAAAACTTACTAAAACTCTAAATATTCCAAGTGAAGTATTGATCAAACCTTACTAA
- a CDS encoding tetratricopeptide repeat protein, translated as MLKGDFKFSLYICLALLWTQYGGAQSLYTIQDSILIYSLLDAADEKDFEGKIEDAFLQVKKALFISQEKQMRRGEGYANLKIADLLLKKSQYENIKFHLNEGLRIGFEIKDSLMMGLAYHQKSQYLRTINEYDNAILALRQALSYYLARTDSFYIAITRNDLGFLLDKKGEYLLSINNYLDALRIFEALGNEKEVSNCLGNVGISYFRLNNKPEAANFFKQSLAIREKIGDIKGISTTLGNLVTLYSSISLDSALIYQQKALEYAERSGIKSNKAQAYSNTATLLNKQNKFSEAFQLQEKAASIYLETGDLNKVASQYIQCANLKDNLSDSIAAEGFFEKVYSIAWDQKNKPLLQAYYFNKANFYRRHQNYSKAIENLDLNTTYKDSLIDEKTKTNIEDLKLKYETEKKNLQLAKLSAEQKQSELEIDKQDKLIQIKELLNLKNRQHISLLEKDQDIQEAKLQEMESEKSMQELLNQTNTQQLSISNQSIKILEQEKWIKEKQIQKQKAYTQMFLLALLVAAFIGFLLFNRFQLKKKIAEQTILFNIRNNIAKDLHDEIGSTLTSIHILSHVSKQSFDQAPEQAKEMLGEIATQSKTIQQNMSDIVWAIRPDNEKIEALTARMREFAGKTLEPKNINVVFNVDEEILSKVLPIQARKEVLLIFKEVINNIIKHAEADQVKIQWVHSESNYQLQITDNGVWKGSLGSTGTGMRSMQERALAIGGQLEVLPGQNGTQVNLILPIA; from the coding sequence ATGCTGAAAGGTGATTTCAAGTTTTCTTTATACATATGTTTGGCTCTCCTTTGGACCCAATATGGTGGAGCCCAGTCATTGTATACTATTCAGGATTCTATCCTTATTTATTCTTTGTTGGATGCGGCTGATGAAAAAGACTTTGAAGGAAAAATTGAGGATGCTTTTCTTCAAGTTAAAAAAGCATTATTTATAAGTCAGGAGAAGCAGATGCGCCGTGGAGAAGGATACGCTAATCTTAAAATCGCAGATCTCTTACTTAAGAAATCACAATACGAGAATATTAAGTTTCATTTAAATGAAGGCTTGCGAATCGGATTTGAAATTAAGGATAGCCTGATGATGGGTTTAGCATATCATCAAAAGTCACAATATTTAAGAACTATTAATGAATATGATAACGCTATCTTAGCATTAAGACAAGCACTATCCTATTATTTAGCTAGAACCGATTCTTTTTATATTGCGATAACAAGGAATGATCTGGGATTTTTATTGGATAAAAAAGGGGAATATCTTTTGTCTATTAATAATTATTTGGATGCTTTGAGAATTTTTGAAGCACTTGGAAATGAAAAGGAAGTATCCAATTGTTTAGGAAATGTAGGAATTTCTTATTTTCGTTTAAATAACAAACCAGAGGCAGCTAATTTTTTTAAGCAATCCTTAGCGATTCGTGAAAAAATTGGAGATATAAAAGGAATTTCTACTACTCTTGGAAATTTAGTGACACTTTATAGTTCTATTTCTTTGGATTCTGCATTGATTTATCAGCAAAAAGCTTTGGAATATGCAGAACGGAGTGGTATTAAAAGTAATAAAGCACAAGCTTATTCAAATACAGCAACATTGTTGAATAAGCAAAATAAATTTTCAGAAGCTTTTCAGTTACAAGAAAAAGCAGCAAGCATTTATCTGGAAACAGGGGATTTAAATAAAGTTGCTAGTCAATATATTCAGTGCGCAAATCTAAAAGATAATTTGTCAGATTCTATAGCTGCAGAAGGGTTTTTTGAAAAAGTATATTCAATCGCATGGGATCAAAAAAACAAACCTTTACTTCAGGCTTATTATTTTAATAAAGCCAATTTTTATAGACGACATCAAAATTACTCGAAAGCAATTGAGAATCTGGATTTAAATACAACTTATAAGGACAGTTTAATTGATGAAAAAACCAAAACGAATATTGAAGACCTTAAACTCAAATACGAAACAGAAAAGAAAAATCTTCAATTAGCAAAATTAAGTGCTGAGCAAAAACAGTCGGAATTGGAAATCGATAAACAAGATAAATTAATCCAAATTAAGGAATTATTGAATCTGAAGAATAGACAACACATTTCATTATTGGAAAAAGATCAGGATATTCAAGAGGCCAAGCTACAGGAAATGGAATCTGAAAAGAGTATGCAGGAATTATTGAACCAGACAAATACGCAACAATTATCGATTTCTAATCAGAGTATAAAAATCCTGGAACAAGAAAAATGGATAAAGGAAAAGCAAATACAAAAACAGAAAGCCTATACTCAAATGTTTCTTTTAGCTTTATTAGTAGCAGCTTTCATAGGCTTTTTATTGTTTAATCGGTTTCAATTAAAAAAGAAAATTGCAGAACAAACTATTCTTTTTAATATTCGGAATAATATTGCTAAAGACCTCCATGATGAAATTGGAAGTACCTTGACAAGTATTCATATATTAAGTCATGTTTCAAAGCAATCTTTTGATCAGGCACCGGAGCAAGCAAAAGAAATGTTGGGTGAAATTGCGACTCAGAGTAAAACCATTCAGCAAAACATGAGTGATATTGTCTGGGCAATCCGACCTGATAACGAAAAAATAGAAGCTCTCACAGCAAGGATGCGTGAATTTGCTGGTAAGACGCTTGAACCAAAAAATATTAATGTTGTGTTTAATGTGGACGAAGAAATATTAAGCAAAGTCCTACCAATACAAGCAAGAAAAGAAGTATTATTGATCTTCAAAGAAGTTATCAATAATATTATCAAGCATGCAGAAGCTGACCAGGTGAAAATTCAATGGGTTCATTCTGAGTCTAATTATCAATTGCAAATAACTGATAATGGAGTTTGGAAGGGATCTTTAGGAAGCACTGGAACAGGTATGCGTAGTATGCAAGAAAGAGCTCTTGCCATTGGTGGACAACTTGAAGTTTTACCTGGGCAAAATGGGACACAGGTAAATTTGATTTTACCGATCGCATGA
- a CDS encoding type II toxin-antitoxin system HigB family toxin: MRIIARKTLKDFWTKYPDSEQSLKSWYREISANSWRNINDLKKQFPSMGIVSNNRTEFNIKGNNYRLLVRINIEYQLIYIRFIGTHKQYDKIDATKI, encoded by the coding sequence TTGCGAATCATTGCGAGAAAAACGTTAAAAGATTTTTGGACTAAATATCCAGATAGCGAACAATCTCTAAAGTCTTGGTATAGAGAGATTAGTGCTAATAGTTGGAGGAATATAAACGATCTCAAAAAACAATTTCCAAGCATGGGTATTGTTTCTAATAATAGAACTGAATTCAATATAAAAGGAAACAACTATAGGTTGCTAGTCCGCATAAATATTGAATATCAATTAATTTATATCAGGTTTATCGGAACGCATAAACAATATGATAAAATTGATGCTACAAAAATTTAA
- a CDS encoding helix-turn-helix transcriptional regulator, with the protein MIRVSDLKDKTLGKVGTPKRDKYERELKLEIIAEQIKQLREEKHLTQEQLGELIGVQRAQVSKLENSTTNITLGTIIKVFDALDAQLSFQVHKKPLAKSKNKRGLQVT; encoded by the coding sequence ATGATTCGAGTATCAGATTTAAAGGACAAAACGCTAGGCAAGGTTGGAACTCCTAAAAGGGACAAATATGAAAGAGAGCTTAAATTAGAAATTATTGCAGAGCAAATAAAACAACTACGTGAAGAAAAGCACCTTACTCAAGAGCAGCTCGGTGAACTAATAGGTGTGCAAAGAGCCCAAGTTTCCAAACTTGAAAACAGTACAACTAATATTACATTAGGTACAATTATTAAAGTATTTGATGCTTTAGATGCGCAACTCAGTTTTCAAGTACATAAGAAACCACTTGCAAAATCAAAGAACAAAAGAGGACTGCAAGTTACATAG
- a CDS encoding outer membrane beta-barrel protein: MSVKKLISFYLFNLFISQCIFAQLELGLHYRLGNSDLIDQNNTGTLDSKITYCVGFSISKKVSSILLFRTEINYETKGAIFNKKDVDFNIPYLSVPICLGVYLFNDRLRILPGIYLATTFEKVGFKANTFPLFFYSFNKFDWGLTYYIEVTPFKINDIKIKINHTLSYGLVSAYDLEFSPRITFGHTNWIRNYKMDIGLSLTKEF; this comes from the coding sequence ATGAGCGTTAAAAAGCTAATTAGTTTTTATTTATTTAATCTATTTATTAGTCAATGTATTTTTGCTCAATTGGAATTAGGATTACATTATAGATTAGGTAATTCAGATTTAATTGACCAAAATAATACTGGTACTTTAGACAGTAAAATAACCTATTGTGTTGGCTTTAGTATTAGCAAGAAAGTTTCAAGCATTTTACTATTTCGAACTGAGATAAATTATGAAACCAAAGGAGCAATTTTTAATAAAAAGGATGTTGATTTTAATATACCTTATTTAAGTGTTCCAATATGCTTAGGTGTTTACCTATTTAACGATAGATTGAGAATTTTACCTGGAATTTATCTTGCAACTACATTCGAAAAAGTTGGATTTAAAGCTAATACATTCCCATTGTTTTTTTATTCATTTAATAAATTTGATTGGGGGCTTACGTATTACATTGAGGTAACTCCTTTTAAAATAAACGATATAAAAATAAAAATAAATCATACCTTAAGCTATGGTTTAGTATCTGCATATGATTTAGAATTCAGTCCACGCATTACCTTTGGGCATACGAATTGGATTAGAAATTATAAAATGGACATAGGACTTTCTTTAACCAAAGAATTTTAA
- a CDS encoding type II toxin-antitoxin system RelE/ParE family toxin: MAALNKPIVVILDDEAEAFFENLNEKTRNKFYVLFDKTESGYRGEWFEPLKETDGLWEFRLRFNKNFYRLIAFWDRDEKVETLIIATHGFLKKTNKTPSSEIKKAEIIKKKYFKNKRSN, from the coding sequence ATGGCCGCATTAAATAAGCCTATAGTTGTCATTTTGGATGATGAAGCTGAAGCCTTCTTCGAAAATCTTAATGAGAAAACTAGAAATAAATTCTACGTTTTATTCGATAAAACTGAATCTGGGTATAGAGGTGAATGGTTTGAACCTTTAAAAGAGACGGATGGGTTATGGGAATTTAGACTTAGATTTAACAAGAATTTCTATAGGTTAATAGCGTTTTGGGATCGAGATGAAAAAGTCGAAACATTAATAATTGCTACACATGGATTCTTAAAGAAAACTAACAAAACACCTAGTTCAGAAATTAAAAAAGCAGAAATTATTAAAAAGAAATATTTTAAAAACAAAAGAAGTAATTAA
- a CDS encoding response regulator transcription factor, with protein sequence MPIRIIIYEDNDHLRSSLCSLFMWNQDFEVLSAKANPSEVLNDIQEFNPDVILMDIDMPIMNGIEALGIIRGKQIEIPVIMLTIFDDNDNIYNAICAGANGYLLKNDFENVISAIREVLKGGAPMTGSVARKILNSFSKSSPSKGNVPETLTEREIEILDLLVKGYSYKMMADKLQLSIDTIRTHIKKIYKKLQVNSATEAIYAFSKFR encoded by the coding sequence ATGCCCATTCGAATTATAATATACGAAGATAATGATCACTTAAGAAGCAGTCTTTGTTCGCTTTTCATGTGGAATCAGGACTTTGAGGTATTATCCGCAAAAGCTAATCCATCAGAAGTATTAAATGATATTCAGGAATTTAATCCAGATGTTATACTAATGGATATTGATATGCCAATTATGAATGGAATTGAAGCATTAGGGATTATTCGGGGGAAGCAGATTGAAATCCCTGTTATTATGTTAACTATATTCGATGATAATGATAATATTTATAATGCGATTTGTGCAGGTGCGAATGGATACCTTTTAAAGAATGACTTTGAAAATGTAATTTCAGCAATTCGGGAAGTATTGAAAGGAGGTGCACCAATGACTGGAAGTGTTGCCAGAAAAATATTAAATTCATTTTCAAAATCTAGTCCTTCTAAAGGGAATGTACCGGAAACATTAACAGAGCGGGAAATTGAAATCCTGGACTTATTGGTTAAGGGATATAGCTATAAAATGATGGCGGATAAATTGCAATTAAGTATTGATACGATTAGAACCCATATCAAAAAAATATATAAAAAACTTCAAGTGAATAGTGCTACAGAAGCCATCTATGCTTTTAGTAAATTTCGGTAA
- a CDS encoding HYR domain-containing protein, with the protein MDKFSIAITKNCLTILCLFVFLTMTSAQTKLLKKAGKSNSKIYACNFPPIITCPPDFNACPGVSTAPANTGFANGIPGGPSCSQPLISFLDNIISQGPCINSIEINRVWTATDPQDPKLNTSCLQKIILKDTDAPTIHDCPKDTTVIANSNCNATVFWNSPNVSDNCGKLFLSVSHVSGDIFPIGTTKVTYSAEDPCGNMSSCSFSIHVLGSCCDLPPVLRCPPDYLGCPNDGTDPSKTGVAIVTPGSPLCNVPVYRYRDSILSSGPCPGSISLIRIWTALDPIDTIKKSSCTQFIELKDDQAPVFTCCPIDITVSPGINCQTKVNWITPQVTDKCTGVVITSNIQPGTIFNVGTTTINYLATDVCGNTAQWTFNITVSECCNVNPTMTCPLDFIACPGSSTDPTITGVPKVDPGNPGCSTPIVTYKDIIISTGPCMGATRLIRHWSAIDPNDPNLKVQCLQDIQLKDTIAPHFISGPTDVNVVVDTITCSAIANWNLPDAKDNCAVISLVSTFTPGSRFPLGTTLVNYIATDVCGNSKAYSFKVNVIGNCCNKPPKIICPPDYFACPQINCNPVISGVATAIPYSSSCGTPVITYVDVLIKNYSCINARLFKRIWRATDPNDPKLFSECTQIIDLKDSIPPVFNYCPQDITVDAKGDCEAKAWWNPATATDNCGVKQVTSNYKPGNTFPAGTTVVVYTALDYCGNLTNHSFKVTVLGTGLKIQCPNNITVDKDPNWNGAVVNWNHPTVTTCKPCNDTISGFIYMGTYLGNRYFCSLSPATWPSAKVICENVGGQLCVMNSLAENQWVANKLMGQTAFIGLHDSNIEGVFQWLDGSPLSFTNWYTGQPNNANGEQDYVELVPDGTWNDQYNTSTREFICKIPCYTITQIEGPPCGALFPCGTTKVTYVAKQGKATDTCSFYVTVNCNGSTYCPSKGLDCSNLWIQCVKLANVDNCSGPNGGYKYFSNPCIEVITGNTYNLCLTPGFAGGSYQVYWKVWIDFNGDSDFEDAGELFAYGTGTTKICGDVTIPGCTPKSTRMRVAMSYGSYPANPCCTFLYGEVEDYCINIVNNVTHGGNQSLKSTNDIYKLLCAENCLNSILDVSESTIPEDQIEKLIFKENELILFPNPVSDILSIGLKNGIIQSVKVFDLDGKQVYFSDNTVFESIHKMDTGDWSQGLYFIQVKSADGSMKNGKFEVIR; encoded by the coding sequence ATGGACAAGTTCTCTATTGCAATTACTAAGAATTGCTTAACGATTTTATGTTTGTTTGTCTTCCTTACAATGACATCTGCACAAACGAAGCTTCTAAAGAAAGCTGGAAAATCAAATTCGAAAATTTATGCATGTAATTTTCCACCGATTATTACTTGTCCACCTGATTTTAATGCTTGCCCGGGAGTCTCTACAGCTCCTGCGAATACAGGGTTTGCAAATGGAATACCTGGAGGACCTTCCTGTAGTCAACCTTTAATCAGTTTTCTGGATAATATTATTTCTCAAGGACCTTGTATCAATAGTATTGAGATCAATAGAGTTTGGACTGCTACAGACCCTCAAGATCCTAAACTCAACACTTCCTGTTTACAAAAAATTATTCTAAAAGACACAGATGCACCAACGATTCATGATTGTCCGAAAGACACTACGGTGATAGCAAATAGCAATTGTAATGCTACTGTTTTTTGGAATTCACCAAACGTATCTGATAATTGTGGTAAATTATTTTTATCCGTAAGTCATGTTTCTGGTGATATATTTCCAATTGGAACTACAAAGGTTACCTATAGTGCGGAAGACCCATGCGGGAATATGAGTAGTTGTAGTTTTAGTATTCATGTTTTAGGATCCTGCTGTGATTTGCCTCCAGTTTTAAGATGTCCACCAGATTATTTAGGCTGTCCAAATGATGGAACAGATCCTTCAAAAACGGGAGTTGCAATTGTGACACCAGGTTCTCCACTTTGTAATGTGCCAGTTTATAGATATCGCGATTCTATTTTGAGTTCAGGTCCTTGTCCGGGTTCGATAAGTCTTATCCGTATTTGGACAGCCTTGGATCCAATTGATACAATAAAAAAATCTTCATGTACCCAATTTATAGAATTAAAAGATGACCAGGCACCGGTTTTTACCTGTTGTCCAATTGATATTACTGTAAGTCCTGGAATTAATTGCCAAACAAAAGTAAATTGGATTACTCCACAAGTAACGGATAAATGCACTGGTGTGGTGATCACTTCAAATATTCAGCCAGGCACAATTTTTAATGTTGGCACCACTACTATCAATTATCTTGCGACTGATGTATGTGGGAATACGGCACAATGGACATTCAATATAACGGTTTCAGAATGTTGTAATGTAAATCCAACAATGACCTGTCCGTTAGATTTTATTGCTTGTCCGGGAAGTTCTACGGATCCAACAATTACCGGTGTTCCTAAGGTGGATCCCGGGAATCCAGGATGTTCTACACCCATCGTAACATATAAAGATATTATTATTAGTACTGGGCCTTGCATGGGCGCAACACGATTGATTCGTCATTGGTCAGCTATTGATCCAAATGACCCTAATTTAAAAGTACAGTGTTTGCAAGATATTCAATTAAAAGATACCATTGCACCCCATTTTATTTCAGGTCCTACTGATGTAAATGTTGTTGTTGATACAATTACCTGTAGTGCAATTGCAAATTGGAATTTACCAGATGCAAAAGATAATTGTGCAGTTATTTCTTTAGTTTCCACATTTACACCTGGGAGTAGATTTCCTTTAGGTACTACGCTTGTAAATTATATTGCTACTGATGTTTGTGGGAATTCTAAAGCGTATTCATTTAAAGTGAATGTTATCGGTAACTGTTGTAACAAGCCTCCAAAAATTATTTGTCCGCCTGATTATTTTGCTTGTCCTCAAATAAATTGTAATCCGGTGATTTCTGGCGTTGCTACTGCGATACCCTATTCAAGTTCTTGTGGAACTCCAGTAATTACGTATGTAGATGTTTTAATAAAAAATTATTCTTGTATAAATGCCAGATTGTTTAAGCGAATTTGGAGAGCAACGGATCCAAATGATCCAAAATTATTTTCGGAGTGTACACAGATTATTGATTTGAAAGATTCAATCCCGCCTGTTTTTAATTATTGTCCACAAGATATTACAGTGGATGCAAAAGGAGATTGTGAAGCAAAAGCATGGTGGAATCCAGCAACTGCAACAGATAATTGTGGTGTAAAGCAAGTGACGTCTAATTACAAACCTGGTAATACTTTTCCAGCAGGAACTACGGTGGTAGTTTATACTGCATTAGATTATTGTGGAAATTTAACCAACCATAGTTTCAAAGTAACGGTTTTAGGAACTGGCCTAAAGATTCAGTGTCCTAATAATATAACCGTGGATAAAGATCCTAATTGGAATGGTGCAGTCGTAAATTGGAATCATCCTACCGTTACGACTTGTAAACCATGTAATGATACTATTTCCGGATTTATATACATGGGTACCTATTTAGGGAATCGATATTTTTGTTCCTTAAGTCCTGCGACCTGGCCATCGGCTAAAGTGATTTGTGAAAATGTTGGCGGACAATTATGTGTTATGAATTCACTTGCAGAAAATCAATGGGTTGCCAATAAACTAATGGGACAAACAGCCTTTATTGGATTGCACGATAGCAATATTGAAGGTGTTTTTCAATGGCTTGATGGTTCGCCATTAAGTTTTACGAACTGGTATACCGGACAGCCGAATAATGCAAATGGAGAACAAGATTATGTTGAATTGGTACCAGATGGAACTTGGAATGATCAATACAATACCAGTACCCGTGAATTTATTTGTAAAATTCCATGTTATACCATAACACAAATTGAAGGGCCGCCTTGTGGAGCATTATTTCCATGTGGAACAACAAAAGTGACCTATGTTGCTAAACAAGGAAAAGCAACAGATACTTGTAGCTTTTATGTAACGGTAAATTGTAATGGAAGTACATATTGTCCATCTAAGGGTTTAGATTGTAGTAATCTTTGGATCCAATGTGTCAAATTAGCAAATGTGGATAATTGTTCAGGTCCAAATGGAGGTTATAAATATTTTAGTAATCCATGTATAGAGGTCATCACAGGGAACACCTATAATTTATGTTTAACACCAGGCTTTGCTGGCGGAAGCTATCAAGTTTATTGGAAGGTATGGATAGATTTTAATGGAGATTCTGATTTTGAAGATGCAGGTGAATTATTTGCATATGGAACCGGGACAACAAAAATTTGCGGCGATGTGACAATCCCTGGATGCACTCCAAAATCTACCAGAATGCGGGTTGCTATGTCCTATGGATCTTATCCGGCGAATCCTTGTTGTACATTCCTGTATGGAGAAGTTGAAGATTATTGTATAAATATCGTCAATAATGTGACGCATGGTGGAAATCAATCATTAAAAAGTACAAATGATATTTATAAGTTATTATGTGCAGAAAATTGTTTGAATTCAATTTTGGATGTATCCGAGAGCACAATTCCTGAAGATCAAATTGAAAAATTGATATTTAAAGAAAATGAATTGATATTATTTCCAAACCCGGTATCAGATATTCTTAGTATAGGATTAAAAAATGGAATCATACAATCTGTAAAAGTTTTTGATCTTGATGGAAAGCAAGTTTATTTTTCAGATAATACAGTTTTTGAATCAATTCATAAAATGGATACCGGCGATTGGTCTCAAGGTTTATATTTTATTCAAGTAAAGAGTGCAGATGGATCAATGAAGAATGGAAAATTTGAAGTTATTCGGTAA